In Zingiber officinale cultivar Zhangliang chromosome 6A, Zo_v1.1, whole genome shotgun sequence, a single genomic region encodes these proteins:
- the LOC121993682 gene encoding thioredoxin H2-2-like: protein MGLVFSGASCNPAASRVEEADGADSSSAVIAIHSTAEWSQNWQSHIQSNKLMVIEFTAAWCGPCRAMEPAFKAMSSQFSDAVFIKIDVDELRKVAQQWKVEAMPTFVLVKRGREVDRVVGANKDELKKKIQLHLIN, encoded by the exons ATGGGCCTTGTCTTCTCCGGCGCCTCATGCAACCCAGCCGCCTCCCGCGTTGAGGAGGCCGACGGTGCCGACTCCTCCTCCGCCGTGATCGCCATCCACTCCACCGCCGAGTGGTCCCAGAACTGGCAGTCTCACATCCAATCCAACAAGCTC ATGGTGATCGAATTTACTGCGGCATGGTGCGGGCCGTGCCGGGCGATGGAGCCGGCGTTCAAGGCGATGTCTTCCCAATTCTCCGACGCCGTCTTCATCAAGATCGACGTCGACGAGCTCCGG AAGGTGGCGCAGCAGTGGAAGGTGGAGGCGATGCCGACATTTGTGCTGGTGAAGAGAGGGCGAGAGGTGGATAGGGTGGTGGGTGCCAACAAGGACGAGCTCAAGAAGAAGATCCAACTCCATCTCATCAactga